A stretch of Thermogemmatispora onikobensis DNA encodes these proteins:
- a CDS encoding cystathionine beta-synthase, translating into MRYYDSILDAIGNTPLVRLRKVAADVPPLVLAKIEMLNPGGSVKDRIGPAMIEYCERQGLLRPGGTIVEPTSGNTGHGLAIAAAIKGYHCIFVMTDKVSEEKRSLLRAYGAEVVICPSTVPPDSPEHYKNVAHRLAREIPGACCPDQYSNPANPAAHYASTGPEIWRATAGRITAFVAGIGTGGTITGTARYLKEQNPAIKVIGADPAGSVYSGDTPKPYKVEGIGMEVFPKNYDPSVVDEVIRVEDRISFYWARRLAREEGILVGGSSGTALAAALTYARRLTPNDVVVVLFPDTGRGYLSKQFNDTWMRENNLLMQAESEQPTLRDVLTYRRTHEGSMPLVVSVAPQDSIADAVELLRRYGISQTPVVEHGHMVGSLTEDLLLQHLASGESLSEKTVGSLQGPPFPELPADAPVQEAYTLFRSGQSAVAVMQGPQLEGIVTRSDLLEFWAHSRERTC; encoded by the coding sequence ATGCGCTACTATGATTCCATCCTCGATGCCATCGGCAACACCCCCCTCGTGCGCCTGCGCAAAGTGGCTGCCGATGTTCCCCCCCTCGTGCTCGCCAAGATCGAGATGCTCAATCCTGGCGGCAGCGTCAAAGATCGTATTGGACCGGCCATGATCGAATATTGCGAGCGCCAGGGCCTGCTGCGACCCGGTGGCACCATTGTCGAACCTACGAGCGGGAACACCGGTCACGGCCTGGCCATAGCTGCCGCTATCAAAGGCTACCACTGCATCTTTGTCATGACGGACAAGGTCAGCGAGGAGAAGCGCAGCCTGCTGCGAGCCTACGGGGCCGAGGTCGTCATCTGCCCGAGCACCGTGCCCCCCGATTCACCAGAGCATTACAAGAACGTGGCTCATCGGCTCGCCAGGGAGATTCCTGGGGCCTGCTGCCCCGATCAGTACTCCAACCCTGCCAATCCAGCAGCCCACTACGCCAGCACCGGACCCGAGATCTGGCGCGCTACCGCCGGGCGCATCACGGCCTTCGTTGCTGGCATCGGCACCGGCGGCACCATCACTGGTACTGCCCGCTATCTCAAGGAGCAGAATCCAGCCATCAAGGTCATCGGCGCCGACCCGGCAGGCTCCGTCTACTCGGGCGACACGCCGAAGCCCTATAAAGTCGAGGGCATCGGCATGGAGGTTTTTCCGAAGAATTACGATCCCTCCGTTGTCGATGAAGTTATTCGCGTGGAGGACCGCATTTCCTTCTACTGGGCCCGGCGCCTGGCCCGCGAAGAGGGGATTCTCGTTGGAGGCTCCTCCGGCACAGCGCTGGCGGCAGCCCTGACCTACGCGCGTCGGCTCACCCCCAACGATGTCGTTGTGGTGCTCTTCCCCGACACCGGACGCGGCTACCTGAGTAAGCAGTTTAACGACACCTGGATGCGCGAGAACAACCTGCTGATGCAGGCTGAGAGCGAGCAGCCGACGCTGCGAGACGTGCTCACCTACCGGCGCACGCATGAGGGCAGCATGCCCCTGGTCGTGAGCGTCGCGCCCCAGGACTCGATCGCCGACGCCGTTGAGCTGCTCCGTCGCTATGGAATCAGCCAGACGCCTGTGGTGGAACACGGGCACATGGTAGGCAGCCTGACCGAGGATCTGCTGCTCCAGCACCTGGCCAGCGGCGAATCGCTGAGCGAGAAGACCGTTGGCTCGCTCCAGGGTCCTCCTTTCCCTGAGCTACCCGCTGACGCTCCCGTCCAGGAAGCCTATACCCTCTTTCGCAGTGGTCAGTCAGCGGTGGCCGTCATGCAAGGCCCCCAGCTCGAAGGCATCGTCACCCGCAGCGACCTGCTGGAGTTCTGGGCTCACAGCCGGGAGCGAACCTGCTAA
- a CDS encoding archease — MDELPFEVFEHTADVGLQVYGRTLPELFIHAAEGMESLMVPLEQVEPRVSREVEVEGDDLVSLLIAWLSRLIFLFDTEFLLFRQFEIEDFSETQLKMKAHASGEPYDEQRHELSSAIKAVTRHQAEVVPTAHGYQARIIFDI, encoded by the coding sequence ATGGATGAGCTGCCCTTTGAAGTCTTCGAGCACACGGCAGACGTCGGGCTGCAGGTCTACGGGCGGACACTGCCAGAACTCTTCATCCATGCTGCAGAGGGGATGGAGAGCTTGATGGTGCCTCTGGAGCAGGTCGAGCCCAGAGTCAGTCGGGAGGTGGAGGTTGAAGGGGACGATCTGGTCTCGCTACTGATTGCCTGGCTAAGCCGTTTGATCTTCCTGTTCGACACCGAGTTCTTGCTCTTTCGCCAATTCGAGATCGAGGACTTCTCCGAGACCCAGCTGAAGATGAAGGCGCACGCCAGCGGCGAGCCATACGATGAGCAGCGCCACGAGCTGAGCAGTGCTATCAAGGCAGTCACCAGGCATCAGGCCGAGGTTGTCCCCACCGCCCACGGCTACCAGGCACGGATCATCTTCGACATCTAG